The Eubacteriaceae bacterium Marseille-Q4139 genome has a window encoding:
- a CDS encoding VOC family protein, producing MNFQFAHNNFNVMDLDKSLKFYEEALGLKEVKRKEAEDGSFIIVYLGDGTTPHKLELTWLRDWEKDHYDLGDNEFHLAFITDDFEAAHAKHKEMGCICFENEKMGIYFITDPDDYWLEIVPKR from the coding sequence ATGAATTTTCAGTTTGCGCACAACAATTTCAACGTCATGGATCTGGACAAATCTCTGAAATTTTACGAGGAGGCCCTTGGGCTTAAGGAAGTCAAACGGAAAGAAGCTGAGGACGGAAGCTTCATTATCGTCTATCTCGGCGACGGGACGACGCCTCATAAGCTGGAGCTGACCTGGCTCAGGGACTGGGAAAAGGACCATTATGACCTGGGCGACAACGAGTTCCACCTGGCTTTCATCACCGACGACTTTGAGGCGGCCCATGCAAAGCACAAGGAAATGGGCTGTATCTGCTTTGAAAACGAGAAAATGGGAATCTATTTCATCACGGATCCCGATGACTACTGGCTGGAAATCGTGCCGAAACGATAA
- a CDS encoding MBL fold metallo-hydrolase, producing the protein MKITYIHHSAFLAETSHACLLFDYFEGTLPEIPAEKPLYVFASHRHPDHFSKVIFDLADGHPDCTFVLSSDIWRKRVPDGLKEKTVFLAPGEKREIGGITVETFRSTDEGVAFWCTADGKEIYHAGDLNHWYWEGEEDEWNRNMTKAYREEIEKMAGRTADAAFLPLDPRLEQWFYLGIDDFMKEADAKAIFPMHFWGQFDVASRLKALPCSEGYRDKIVEISKEGQQFEL; encoded by the coding sequence ATGAAAATCACATACATCCATCACAGCGCATTTCTCGCGGAGACGAGCCATGCCTGCCTGCTGTTTGACTATTTCGAGGGAACGCTGCCGGAAATCCCGGCGGAAAAGCCCCTCTATGTGTTCGCCAGCCACCGCCACCCCGACCACTTTTCCAAGGTGATTTTTGACCTGGCGGACGGCCATCCCGACTGCACGTTTGTGCTCTCCTCGGATATCTGGAGAAAGCGGGTGCCGGACGGCCTAAAGGAGAAGACCGTTTTTCTGGCGCCGGGAGAAAAGCGGGAGATCGGGGGAATTACAGTCGAAACCTTCCGTTCCACGGACGAAGGCGTCGCCTTCTGGTGTACGGCGGACGGAAAGGAAATCTACCATGCCGGTGACTTAAATCACTGGTACTGGGAAGGCGAGGAAGACGAGTGGAACCGGAACATGACAAAGGCCTACCGGGAGGAAATCGAAAAGATGGCCGGGCGGACGGCTGACGCAGCGTTTCTTCCGCTGGATCCGCGGCTGGAACAGTGGTTTTATCTGGGCATCGACGATTTCATGAAGGAGGCCGATGCGAAAGCCATTTTCCCGATGCATTTCTGGGGCCAGTTCGACGTGGCATCCAGGTTAAAGGCGCTTCCCTGTTCCGAAGGCTATCGTGATAAAATCGTGGAAATTTCCAAAGAAGGACAGCAATTTGAGCTTTAA